The Bos taurus isolate L1 Dominette 01449 registration number 42190680 breed Hereford chromosome 13, ARS-UCD2.0, whole genome shotgun sequence genome contains a region encoding:
- the TNNC2 gene encoding troponin C, skeletal muscle — protein sequence MTTDQQAEARSYLSEEMIAEFKAAFDMFDADGGGDISVKELGTVMRMLGQTPTKEELDAIIEEVDEDGSGTIDFEEFLVMMVRQMKEDAKGKTEEELAECFRIFDRNADGYIDAEELAEIFRASGEHVTDEELESLMKDGDKNNDGRIDFDEFLKMMEGVQ from the exons ATG ACGACGGACCAGCAGGCTGAGGCCCGGTCCTACCTCAGCGAGGAGATGATCGCTG AGTTCAAGGCCGCCTTTGACATGTTCGACGCGGACGGCGGCGGGGACATCAGCGTCAAGGAGCTGGGCACCGTGATGAGGATGCTGGGCCAGACACCCACCAAAGAGGAGCTGGACGCCATCATCGAGGAGGTGGATGAGGATG GCAGCGGCACCATCGACTTCGAGGAGTTCTTGGTCATGATGGTGCGCCAGATGAAAGAGGACGCCAAGGGCAAGACCGAGGAGGAGCTGGCTGAGTGTTTCCGCATCTTCGACAG GAACGCGGACGGCTACATCGACGCCGAGGAGCTGGCGGAGATTTTCCGAGCCTCCGGGGAGCACGTGACAGACGAGGAGCTCGAATCCCTGATGAAGGACGGGGACAAGAACAACGACGGCCGCATTGACTTCGACG AGTTCCTGAAGATGATGGAGGGCGTGCAGTAA
- the SNX21 gene encoding sorting nexin-21 isoform X1, giving the protein MASRLLHRLRHALTGDGPGEAAAGPEAEQFPESSELEDDDAEGLSSRLSGTLSFTSAEDDDEEDGEDDDDPDPDPLSAGDRVAGEDAGPSCAQAERSPPPDGQRGSQLLTRQLQDFWKKSRNTLVPQRLLFEVTNATVVKDPPSKYVLYTLAVMGPGPPDSQPAQISRRYSDFERLHRNLQRQFRGPMASISFPRKRLRRNFTAETIARRSRAFEQFLGHLQAVPELRHAADLQDFFVLPELRRAQSLTCTGLYREALALWANAWQLQAQLGIPCGPDRRLLTLAGLAVCHQELEDASEARACCERALQLLGAESPHPLLAPFLEAHVRLSWRLGLDKRHSEARLQALQEAGLTPTPPPSLKELLIKEVLD; this is encoded by the exons ATGGCCTCCCGGCTCCTGCACCGGCTGCGGCACGCCCTGACTGGCGACGGCCCCGGGGAGGCGGCGGCCGGCCCCGAGGCCGAGCAGTTCCCGGAGAGCTCGGAACTGGAGGACGACGATGCCGAGGGCCTGTCGTCCCGCCTCAGCGGCACCTTGAGCTTCACCAGCGCCGAGGACGACGACGAGGAGGACGGCGAGGACGATGACGACCCTGACCCCGACCCGCTGTCCGCTGGCGACCGGGTGGCGGGAGAAGACGCAG GCCCATCCTGTGCTCAAGCAGAACGGAGTCCCCCACCTGATGGGCAGCGGGGCAGTCAGCTCCTAACCCGGCAGTTGcaagatttctggaagaagtCCCGGAACACCCTGGTACCCCAGCGGCTGCTCTTTGAGGTGACCAACGCCACCGTGGTTAAGGACCCGCCCTCCAAGTACGTG CTCTACACCCTCGCCGTGATGGGCCCGGGGCCACCAGATAGCCAGCCAGCCCAGATCTCCCGCCGCTACTCGGACTTTGAGCGGTTGCACCGAAACCTGCAGCGGCAGTTCCGGGGCCCCATGGCTAGCATCTCCTTCCCCCGCAAGCGCCTGCGCCGGAACTTTACCGCCGAGACCATCGCCCGCCGCAGCCGGGCCTTCGAGCAGTTTCTGGGCCACCTCCAGGCTGTGCCTGAGCTGCGCCACGCTGCAGACCTGCAGGACTTCTTCGTGCTGCCCGAGCTGCGGCGGGCGCAGAGCCTCACCTGCACCGGCCTCTACCGCGAGGCCCTGGCGCTCTGGGCCAACGCCTGGCAGCTACAAGCCCAGCTGGGCATCCCCTGTGGCCCAGACCGACGTCTGCTAACCCTGGCGGGGCTGGCCGTGTgccaccaggagctggaggaCGCCAGTGAGGCCCGGGCATGCTGTGAGAGGGCCCTGCAGCTTCTGGGGGCCGAGAGCCCGCACCCTCTGCTGGCCCCCTTTCTGGAGGCCCACGTGCGGCTCTCCTGGCGCCTGGGCCTGGACAAACGCCACTCCGAGGCCCGGCTCCAGGCCCTGCAGGAGGCAGGGCTGACCCCCACACCACCCCCCAGTCTTAAAGAGTTACTCATCAAGGAGGTGCTGGACTAG
- the SNX21 gene encoding sorting nexin-21 has product MGPGPPDSQPAQISRRYSDFERLHRNLQRQFRGPMASISFPRKRLRRNFTAETIARRSRAFEQFLGHLQAVPELRHAADLQDFFVLPELRRAQSLTCTGLYREALALWANAWQLQAQLGIPCGPDRRLLTLAGLAVCHQELEDASEARACCERALQLLGAESPHPLLAPFLEAHVRLSWRLGLDKRHSEARLQALQEAGLTPTPPPSLKELLIKEVLD; this is encoded by the coding sequence ATGGGCCCGGGGCCACCAGATAGCCAGCCAGCCCAGATCTCCCGCCGCTACTCGGACTTTGAGCGGTTGCACCGAAACCTGCAGCGGCAGTTCCGGGGCCCCATGGCTAGCATCTCCTTCCCCCGCAAGCGCCTGCGCCGGAACTTTACCGCCGAGACCATCGCCCGCCGCAGCCGGGCCTTCGAGCAGTTTCTGGGCCACCTCCAGGCTGTGCCTGAGCTGCGCCACGCTGCAGACCTGCAGGACTTCTTCGTGCTGCCCGAGCTGCGGCGGGCGCAGAGCCTCACCTGCACCGGCCTCTACCGCGAGGCCCTGGCGCTCTGGGCCAACGCCTGGCAGCTACAAGCCCAGCTGGGCATCCCCTGTGGCCCAGACCGACGTCTGCTAACCCTGGCGGGGCTGGCCGTGTgccaccaggagctggaggaCGCCAGTGAGGCCCGGGCATGCTGTGAGAGGGCCCTGCAGCTTCTGGGGGCCGAGAGCCCGCACCCTCTGCTGGCCCCCTTTCTGGAGGCCCACGTGCGGCTCTCCTGGCGCCTGGGCCTGGACAAACGCCACTCCGAGGCCCGGCTCCAGGCCCTGCAGGAGGCAGGGCTGACCCCCACACCACCCCCCAGTCTTAAAGAGTTACTCATCAAGGAGGTGCTGGACTAG